In Caldisalinibacter kiritimatiensis, the genomic stretch GTTGTCGAGGGACTCACGTCTCAATGTTGTTGTCGAGGGACGCCCACGTCCCTCGACTAAGGATTAGAGGTGATACTATAACTCCCACATGGAAAAACCTACAGAAACCTAATATAGCGTATTTTATAACAAGCACTATAACTAACTATGCTCCTATACTCATAGAAGATAAGTATAAAGATATATTATTGGATAGCTTATATTACTATAATAAAAAATATAGCTATGATTTAGTGGCTTATGTTATAATGCCTGAACATATACATTTTATCTTAAAAGGTAATAATGAAGAAAAATTACATCAATATATGAGAGAATTTAAAACTTATACATCAAAGCAAATACTAAAAGAACTAATAAAAGAAAATAAAAATAATATACTTAATGTATTTGCAAGTAAGGCTAACGGAAAAGCTAAATATGC encodes the following:
- a CDS encoding REP-associated tyrosine transposase, whose amino-acid sequence is CRGTHVSMLLSRDAHVPRLRIRGDTITPTWKNLQKPNIAYFITSTITNYAPILIEDKYKDILLDSLYYYNKKYSYDLVAYVIMPEHIHFILKGNNEEKLHQYMREFKTYTSKQILKELIKENKNNILNVFASKANGKAKYAVWMQRYRSIPVYNEKVLKQKIDYIHRNPLRRGLVDDVRSYKYSSFNLYYK